In one Modestobacter sp. L9-4 genomic region, the following are encoded:
- a CDS encoding SDR family NAD(P)-dependent oxidoreductase — translation MSKTWLVTGSSRGLGRALAEAVLEAGDSVLATAREPELLADLTHRFVGRVRPLALDVTDPDAGAAAVEAAVAAFGRLDVVVNNAGHADSAPVEATTEESFRAHLETNLFGVIRTTQAALPVFRQQRSGHFLQFSSIGGRVGGTPGLAAYQTAAAGVEAFSEVLHAEVAPLGIRVTIVEPGAFRTGWGTSMRLAEVGEDYSGTVGRVHERRRLTDGRQPGDPARAAQVLRDVVASPEPPLRLLLGSDALLLAERSSRARAREAAVWSGVSRSTDFDDAVQRSA, via the coding sequence GTGTCGAAGACCTGGCTCGTCACCGGCAGCTCGCGCGGCCTCGGCCGCGCCCTGGCCGAGGCCGTCCTCGAGGCCGGCGACTCCGTGCTGGCCACCGCCCGGGAGCCGGAGCTGCTCGCCGACCTGACCCACCGCTTCGTGGGCCGGGTGCGCCCGCTGGCACTCGACGTCACCGACCCCGACGCCGGTGCCGCCGCCGTGGAGGCCGCGGTCGCCGCCTTCGGCCGGCTGGACGTGGTGGTCAACAACGCCGGGCACGCCGACAGCGCCCCGGTCGAGGCGACCACCGAGGAGTCCTTCCGGGCGCACCTGGAGACCAACCTGTTCGGCGTCATCCGCACGACCCAGGCCGCCCTGCCGGTGTTCCGGCAGCAGCGGTCCGGGCACTTCCTGCAGTTCTCCTCGATCGGTGGGCGGGTCGGCGGGACGCCGGGCCTGGCGGCCTACCAGACCGCGGCGGCCGGGGTGGAGGCCTTCTCGGAGGTGCTGCACGCCGAGGTGGCCCCGCTGGGCATCCGCGTCACGATCGTCGAGCCGGGCGCCTTCCGGACGGGCTGGGGCACCTCGATGCGGCTGGCCGAGGTGGGGGAGGACTACTCGGGCACGGTCGGCCGGGTGCACGAGCGCCGCCGGCTGACCGACGGCCGGCAGCCCGGTGACCCGGCGCGGGCGGCGCAGGTGCTGCGGGACGTCGTGGCCTCGCCCGAGCCGCCGCTGCGGCTGCTGCTCGGGTCGGACGCGCTGCTGCTGGCGGAGCGGTCCTCCCGGGCCCGGGCACGGGAGGCGGCGGTCTGGTCCGGCGTCAGCCGGTCGACCGACTTCGACGACGCGGTGCAGCGCTCGGCCTGA
- a CDS encoding glutathione S-transferase family protein: MSTTQSGSGYVEPGKEYQRDANYITDRITADGASGWPVEAGRYRLVIARACPWANRAAIVRRLLGLEQAISMGICGPTHDERSWTFDLDPGGRDPVLGYERLQEAFFARDPEYPRGITVPAMVDLPTKAVVTNDFMQMTLDFSTQWTQFHRDGAPDLYPEHLREEMDEVMKRVYTEVNNGVYRCGFAGSQKAYDRAYDRLWTAMDWLEDRLTDMRYLMGETITEADVRLFTTLARFDAVYHGHFKANRQKLTEMPALWGYARDLFQTPGFGDTTDFPQIKEHYYVVHADINPTQVIPMGPDTSNWLTPHGREELGGSPFGDGTPPGPVAAGEEVPAEHGPGGIGHR, from the coding sequence ATGAGCACCACGCAGAGCGGCAGTGGATACGTCGAACCCGGCAAGGAGTACCAGCGGGACGCCAACTACATCACCGACCGGATCACCGCCGACGGTGCGAGCGGCTGGCCGGTCGAGGCCGGCCGGTACAGACTGGTGATCGCCCGCGCGTGCCCGTGGGCCAACCGCGCGGCGATCGTCCGGCGGCTGCTCGGTCTGGAGCAGGCGATCTCGATGGGGATCTGCGGCCCCACGCACGACGAGCGCAGCTGGACCTTCGACCTCGACCCCGGCGGCCGCGACCCGGTGCTGGGCTACGAGCGGCTCCAGGAGGCCTTCTTCGCCCGCGACCCGGAGTACCCGCGCGGCATCACGGTGCCGGCGATGGTCGACCTGCCCACCAAGGCCGTGGTCACCAACGACTTCATGCAGATGACGCTGGACTTCTCCACCCAGTGGACGCAATTCCACCGCGACGGCGCCCCGGACCTCTACCCCGAGCACCTGCGGGAGGAGATGGACGAGGTGATGAAGCGGGTCTACACCGAGGTCAACAACGGCGTCTACCGCTGCGGCTTCGCCGGCTCGCAGAAGGCCTACGACCGCGCCTACGACCGCCTCTGGACGGCGATGGACTGGCTCGAGGACCGCCTCACCGACATGCGGTACCTGATGGGCGAGACCATCACCGAGGCCGACGTCCGGCTGTTCACCACGCTGGCCCGCTTCGACGCCGTCTACCACGGCCACTTCAAGGCCAACCGGCAGAAGCTCACCGAGATGCCGGCACTGTGGGGCTACGCCCGGGACCTGTTCCAGACCCCGGGGTTCGGTGACACCACCGACTTCCCGCAGATCAAGGAGCACTACTACGTGGTGCACGCCGACATCAACCCGACGCAGGTCATCCCGATGGGCCCGGACACGTCGAACTGGCTGACCCCGCACGGCCGCGAGGAGCTCGGCGGCAGCCCGTTCGGCGACGGCACGCCGCCCGGCCCGGTCGCGGCCGGCGAGGAGGTCCCCGCCGAGCACGGCCCCGGCGGCATCGGCCACCGCTGA
- a CDS encoding DUF1810 domain-containing protein → MSDLQRFVDAQDAGDTFDTALAELRAGRKRSHWMWFVFPQLAGLGRSEMAQRYAVRDLAEARAYLAHPVLGPRLLECARALTALDLTDPVAVFGGIDAQKLRSSMTLFAHADPDEPVFRAVLDQYCAGAEDDATTSRL, encoded by the coding sequence GTGAGCGACCTGCAGCGCTTCGTCGACGCGCAGGACGCTGGCGACACCTTCGACACCGCGCTGGCCGAGCTGCGCGCCGGCCGCAAGCGCAGCCACTGGATGTGGTTCGTGTTCCCCCAGCTCGCCGGGCTGGGCCGCAGCGAGATGGCCCAGCGCTACGCCGTCCGCGACCTCGCCGAGGCCCGCGCGTACCTGGCCCACCCGGTGCTCGGGCCGCGCCTGCTGGAGTGCGCCCGTGCGCTGACCGCGCTGGACCTCACCGACCCGGTGGCCGTGTTCGGCGGCATCGACGCGCAGAAGCTGCGCTCGTCGATGACGCTCTTCGCCCACGCCGACCCGGACGAGCCGGTGTTCCGCGCGGTGCTCGACCAGTACTGCGCCGGCGCCGAGGACGACGCGACGACGTCCCGGCTCTGA
- a CDS encoding helix-turn-helix domain-containing protein, which produces MSDVDAVLQSVGPRLRAARLQRDTTLTQLSETTGISISTLSRLESGQRRATLELLLPLTRALQVPLDSLLDEPASTDPRVHPRPVERNGMTMLPLTRRPGGLQAYKMIIPPGLPTGDLELRTHEGYEWLYVLNGRFVLHLGTQELVLMPGEVVEFDTHVPHLLSNPGPAPVELLALFGPQGERMHVRARPARAAD; this is translated from the coding sequence ATGAGCGACGTCGACGCCGTCCTGCAGTCGGTCGGTCCGCGGCTGCGGGCCGCCCGGCTGCAGCGGGACACCACCCTCACCCAGCTGTCGGAGACCACCGGCATCTCGATCAGCACGCTGTCCCGGCTGGAGTCCGGCCAGCGCCGGGCCACCCTGGAGCTGCTCCTGCCGCTGACCCGCGCGCTGCAGGTGCCGTTGGACTCCCTGCTCGACGAGCCGGCCTCGACGGACCCGCGGGTGCACCCCCGCCCGGTCGAGCGCAACGGCATGACCATGCTGCCGCTCACCCGGCGCCCCGGCGGGCTGCAGGCCTACAAGATGATCATCCCGCCGGGGCTGCCGACCGGGGACCTCGAGCTGCGCACCCACGAGGGCTACGAGTGGCTGTACGTGCTCAACGGGCGGTTCGTGCTGCACCTCGGCACCCAGGAGCTGGTGCTCATGCCCGGTGAGGTCGTCGAGTTCGACACCCACGTGCCGCACCTGCTGTCCAACCCCGGACCGGCGCCGGTCGAGCTGCTCGCGCTGTTCGGCCCGCAGGGCGAGCGCATGCACGTGCGGGCCCGCCCGGCCCGCGCCGCCGACTGA
- a CDS encoding MFS transporter — translation MSAPRSSPRLVLTVLAAATASFAMLQSLVTPVLPTIQHDLGTSASGITWVLTAWLLSAAVATPLLGRVGDMQGKERTLVLSLAAIAVGSLIAALAPSLPLVLLGRVVQGLGGAAFPLAFGILRDEFPPHRLPSAVGFLSAVIAAGGGVGIVLAGPIESALGWRALFWIPMVVVTGTAVLARRYVPESPVRTPGRVNVVAALLLAGWLVALLVPLSQASSWGWASGRTLGLLAVAVLALAAWVAVEVRSATPLIDMRMMRLPAVWTTNLVALLFGAQMFGVYAFLPQFVQLPASTGYGFGDSVTVAGLLMLPLLVTMSVTGVLSGRIVTVLAYKPQLVLASGIAALGCAGLALFHAAPWQVAVAAGWLGVGFGLAYSALTSLIVRSVPAHQTGAASGMNLNIRTIGGALGTALVSSVVTASAGADGLPAESGFTTAFWALSGASVAAAVLALLVPGAARRRPVPAAPVPTPAVSVPAPLDDVSVVPVN, via the coding sequence ATGTCCGCACCACGCTCCTCCCCACGGCTCGTGCTCACCGTGCTCGCCGCGGCCACCGCCTCCTTCGCCATGCTGCAGTCGCTGGTCACCCCGGTGCTGCCGACGATCCAGCACGACCTGGGCACCTCTGCCTCGGGCATCACCTGGGTGCTCACCGCCTGGCTGCTGTCGGCCGCGGTGGCCACGCCGCTGCTCGGCCGGGTCGGTGACATGCAGGGCAAGGAGCGCACGCTGGTGCTCTCCCTCGCCGCGATCGCCGTCGGCTCGCTGATCGCCGCCCTCGCCCCGTCGCTGCCCCTGGTGCTGCTCGGCCGGGTGGTCCAGGGCCTGGGGGGTGCTGCCTTCCCGCTCGCCTTCGGCATCCTGCGCGACGAGTTCCCGCCGCACCGCCTGCCCTCGGCCGTCGGCTTCCTGTCCGCGGTCATCGCGGCCGGCGGCGGCGTCGGCATCGTGCTGGCCGGCCCGATCGAGAGCGCCCTGGGCTGGCGCGCGCTGTTCTGGATCCCGATGGTCGTGGTGACCGGCACCGCCGTCCTGGCCCGCCGGTACGTCCCGGAGTCCCCGGTCCGCACACCCGGGCGGGTCAACGTCGTCGCCGCCCTGCTGCTGGCCGGCTGGCTGGTCGCACTGCTGGTCCCGCTGTCGCAGGCCTCGTCCTGGGGCTGGGCCTCCGGGCGCACCCTCGGGCTCCTCGCCGTCGCCGTCCTGGCCCTGGCCGCGTGGGTGGCCGTCGAGGTCCGCTCGGCGACCCCGCTGATCGACATGCGGATGATGCGGCTGCCGGCGGTCTGGACCACCAACCTGGTGGCGCTGCTGTTCGGCGCGCAGATGTTCGGCGTCTACGCCTTCCTGCCCCAGTTCGTGCAGCTGCCGGCCAGCACCGGCTACGGGTTCGGTGACAGCGTGACCGTCGCCGGGCTGCTGATGCTGCCGCTGCTGGTGACCATGTCGGTCACCGGCGTCCTGTCCGGGCGGATCGTCACCGTGCTGGCCTACAAGCCCCAGCTCGTGCTCGCCTCGGGCATCGCCGCGCTGGGCTGCGCGGGGCTGGCCCTCTTCCACGCCGCCCCGTGGCAGGTGGCCGTCGCCGCCGGCTGGCTGGGCGTCGGCTTCGGGCTGGCCTACTCCGCACTCACCAGCCTGATCGTGCGCAGCGTCCCGGCGCACCAGACCGGCGCGGCCAGCGGCATGAACCTCAACATCCGCACCATCGGCGGCGCGCTGGGCACCGCGCTGGTCAGCAGCGTGGTCACCGCCTCCGCCGGCGCCGACGGCCTGCCCGCTGAGTCCGGCTTCACCACCGCGTTCTGGGCGCTGTCGGGTGCCTCGGTCGCGGCCGCGGTGCTCGCCCTCCTCGTGCCCGGCGCAGCGCGCCGCCGTCCGGTCCCGGCCGCCCCTGTCCCCACCCCGGCCGTCTCCGTCCCTGCCCCGCTGGACGACGTCTCCGTCGTCCCCGTCAACTGA
- a CDS encoding formate/nitrite transporter family protein: MTDREPQEMAQAAAETGAKKVHRSWDRVLVSSFLAGAYIAFGGLVAMTVSSGLDPATWGTLPTLFLGGAFTLGLVLVLIAGSDLATGNMMFVPLAAMNRKVGLGSVARNLVLVLIGNLIGALFVAYFLAIQTGVIGHAGSSGTAGLVYQRLAGIATGKAVTESPWQTFLRGMGCNWLVCLAVWMSVATKNVAGKVIVIFFPIMAFVAMGFDHVVANMFFLPAAIFAGVPDVTWGETLLNWLLAGAGNLVGAVVFVATTYWYLFLKDQPQAAAPAGAPDAERA; the protein is encoded by the coding sequence ATGACCGACCGCGAACCGCAGGAGATGGCCCAGGCGGCCGCCGAGACCGGCGCGAAGAAGGTGCACCGCAGCTGGGACCGCGTCCTGGTCAGCTCGTTCCTGGCCGGGGCCTACATCGCCTTCGGCGGGCTGGTGGCGATGACCGTCTCCTCCGGCCTCGACCCGGCCACCTGGGGCACGCTGCCGACACTCTTCCTCGGCGGCGCCTTCACCCTCGGCCTGGTGCTGGTGCTCATCGCCGGCTCCGACCTGGCCACCGGCAACATGATGTTCGTCCCGCTGGCCGCGATGAACCGCAAGGTCGGCCTGGGGTCCGTCGCCCGCAACCTGGTCCTGGTGCTGATCGGCAACCTGATCGGCGCGCTGTTCGTCGCCTACTTCCTGGCCATCCAGACCGGCGTCATCGGGCACGCGGGCTCCAGCGGCACCGCCGGGCTCGTCTACCAGCGGCTGGCCGGGATCGCCACGGGCAAGGCCGTCACCGAGTCCCCGTGGCAGACGTTCCTGCGCGGCATGGGCTGCAACTGGCTGGTCTGCCTGGCCGTCTGGATGTCGGTGGCGACCAAGAACGTCGCCGGGAAGGTCATCGTGATCTTCTTCCCGATCATGGCGTTCGTGGCCATGGGCTTCGACCACGTGGTGGCCAACATGTTCTTCCTGCCGGCGGCCATCTTCGCCGGCGTCCCGGACGTCACCTGGGGCGAGACGCTGCTGAACTGGCTGCTCGCCGGTGCGGGCAACCTCGTCGGCGCGGTGGTCTTCGTCGCGACCACCTACTGGTACCTGTTCCTCAAGGACCAGCCGCAGGCAGCGGCACCCGCCGGCGCCCCGGACGCCGAGCGCGCCTGA
- a CDS encoding GNAT family N-acetyltransferase, protein MATIRPYRPADRAAVYDVCTRTADAGGDARGQWSTDDLMPDLFAGPYVDLEPERAFVLEDGGRVVGYVIGTADTPAFVRTWRERWVPVLSQRYPVPPDPPCTAEERMLTLGHRPERMLLPELAPFPAHLHIDLLPSHQRAGHGRALVDTFRAAVAAAGAPALHLGMVPTNRAARAFYDRLGFTEIAVPDAGEVTYLGITTR, encoded by the coding sequence GTGGCGACGATCCGCCCGTACCGGCCCGCCGACCGGGCCGCGGTGTACGACGTCTGCACGCGCACCGCCGACGCCGGGGGCGACGCCCGTGGGCAGTGGTCGACCGACGACCTGATGCCCGACCTGTTCGCCGGTCCCTACGTCGACCTCGAGCCCGAGCGGGCGTTCGTGCTGGAGGACGGTGGCCGGGTCGTCGGCTACGTGATCGGCACCGCCGACACCCCGGCGTTCGTCCGCACCTGGCGGGAGCGCTGGGTGCCCGTGCTGAGCCAGCGGTACCCGGTGCCACCGGACCCGCCGTGCACCGCGGAGGAGCGGATGCTCACGCTGGGCCACCGGCCCGAGCGCATGCTGCTGCCCGAGCTCGCGCCCTTCCCGGCCCACCTGCACATCGACCTGCTGCCCAGCCACCAGCGCGCCGGACACGGCCGGGCGCTGGTCGACACGTTCCGCGCCGCCGTCGCCGCAGCCGGTGCGCCGGCGCTGCACCTCGGGATGGTCCCCACCAACCGGGCGGCCCGTGCCTTCTACGACCGGCTCGGGTTCACCGAGATCGCCGTCCCCGACGCAGGGGAGGTCACCTACCTGGGGATCACGACCCGCTGA
- a CDS encoding ExeM/NucH family extracellular endonuclease, whose protein sequence is MLLPPGSPRTAVRITVAVAAAAVAVVTVPAVASAAPPTTPFLSEFHYDNAGTDAGEFVEVQIPAGTSSAGLSVVLYNGDAGKGLRYDSDALPVVTAPAGAPAVAVVSYPANGVQNGSPDAIALVDASGAVLDFLSYEGVVTATDGPASGRTSTDVGVSEAGTEPVGQSLSRTWSATGTSVWSGPATSTPGQVNPGNEGTSPTTPPPAPVDPCTVPVTNEIGAVQGSGSATPLAGRTVTVRGTVVGDVPGLAGFYLQDADGDGDAATSDGVFVTSTAAVDLGDTVAVTGSVSEAFGQTQIAGGSTVAVCADGTAADLPAAAPLDLPADDATRERLEGMRVAPVDRLTVAEVYALTSYGELTLAEGGVLVQPTEAARPGTPEAAAVAADNAARTILLDDAVSARTSVTTAPYLTSTTPVRVGDQLTFTEPLVLGFGFSEWRLIPADGTADGVFAPQDTRTAAPQPVGGDIQLGTFNVLNYFLTRDPKVGRGATTDAEFEQQAAKEVAAISALDAEVVTLLEIEDTDSTGLTPGNADTALADLVSRLNTAAGSTKWAYVPMPDELYGVDRDVIRNGIIYQPAAVQTVGDPVGLVDETVWSNAREPQAQTFRAQGDTFTVVANHLKSKSTGAATGDNADAGDGQGQWNGDRVRQARSLAAFSQQLRTSSGDPDVVLMGDFNAYSQEDPIQTLREAGYTDLGEQFDPGRYSYVFDGLSGSLDHALATTELTAKITDVAHWNINSVESFAYEYDGASDLYAPNPYRSSDHDPLVLGIDLQTPVVAVRPAINSNVKAQVVDGQVSLAEFAENTGDVPLTVKFNATADFPAGQPVTLAPGERSYVLVPSGRTSVAASKVYVNVVYTDETGTRRSLNQVEEYAATAVPAPVLCQGLEPTVVGTAGDDVLRGTTGRDVVMGLGGNDTITGGNGDDVVCGGDGNDTITGGNGDDVLFGGAGDDTLRGENGSDTLIGGAGTDVLDQGKGKGREEQAGADS, encoded by the coding sequence GTGCTCCTGCCCCCCGGCAGCCCCCGCACCGCCGTCCGGATCACCGTCGCGGTCGCCGCCGCCGCGGTCGCCGTCGTGACGGTCCCGGCCGTGGCCTCGGCCGCGCCGCCCACGACCCCGTTCCTGTCCGAGTTTCACTACGACAACGCCGGGACCGACGCCGGTGAGTTCGTCGAGGTCCAGATCCCGGCCGGCACCAGCTCGGCCGGGCTGTCTGTCGTGCTCTACAACGGGGACGCCGGCAAGGGCCTCCGGTACGACTCCGACGCCCTCCCGGTGGTCACCGCCCCGGCCGGGGCACCGGCCGTCGCGGTCGTCAGCTACCCGGCCAACGGCGTCCAGAACGGCTCGCCCGACGCGATCGCCCTGGTCGACGCGTCCGGCGCGGTGCTGGACTTCCTCTCCTACGAGGGGGTCGTCACCGCCACCGACGGTCCGGCGTCCGGCCGGACGAGCACCGACGTCGGCGTCAGCGAAGCCGGCACCGAGCCCGTCGGGCAGTCGCTGTCGCGCACCTGGTCCGCCACTGGGACCTCGGTCTGGTCCGGTCCGGCGACGTCGACCCCGGGCCAGGTCAACCCCGGGAACGAGGGCACGTCCCCGACGACGCCCCCGCCGGCACCCGTCGACCCGTGCACCGTCCCGGTGACGAACGAGATCGGCGCCGTCCAGGGCTCCGGGAGCGCCACCCCGCTGGCCGGCCGGACGGTGACCGTCCGCGGCACCGTCGTCGGCGACGTCCCCGGTCTGGCGGGCTTCTACCTGCAGGACGCGGACGGGGACGGCGACGCCGCGACCTCCGACGGCGTCTTCGTCACCTCGACCGCCGCGGTCGACCTGGGTGACACGGTCGCCGTCACCGGCTCGGTCTCGGAGGCCTTCGGCCAGACGCAGATCGCCGGCGGCAGCACGGTCGCGGTGTGCGCCGACGGCACCGCCGCCGACCTGCCGGCCGCAGCACCCCTGGACCTGCCGGCCGACGACGCCACCCGTGAGCGCCTCGAGGGCATGCGGGTCGCGCCGGTCGACCGCCTCACCGTCGCCGAGGTCTACGCGCTGACCAGCTATGGCGAGCTCACCCTGGCCGAGGGCGGCGTGCTGGTGCAGCCGACCGAGGCCGCCCGCCCGGGCACCCCGGAGGCGGCTGCGGTCGCGGCCGACAACGCCGCCCGGACGATCCTGCTCGACGACGCGGTCAGCGCCCGCACGAGCGTCACCACCGCGCCCTACCTGACCTCGACCACCCCGGTCCGGGTCGGTGACCAGCTCACCTTCACCGAGCCGCTGGTGCTGGGCTTCGGCTTCAGCGAGTGGCGGCTCATCCCCGCCGACGGCACCGCGGACGGCGTCTTCGCGCCGCAGGACACCCGCACGGCCGCGCCGCAGCCGGTCGGTGGCGACATCCAGCTGGGCACCTTCAACGTGCTGAACTACTTCCTCACCCGGGACCCGAAGGTCGGCCGCGGCGCGACCACCGACGCGGAGTTCGAGCAGCAGGCGGCCAAGGAGGTCGCGGCCATCTCGGCGCTGGACGCCGAGGTCGTCACCCTGCTGGAGATCGAGGACACCGACTCGACCGGCCTCACCCCCGGCAACGCCGACACCGCGCTGGCCGACCTCGTGTCCCGGCTGAACACCGCCGCGGGCAGCACGAAGTGGGCGTACGTGCCGATGCCCGACGAGCTGTACGGCGTCGACCGCGACGTCATCCGCAACGGGATCATCTACCAGCCCGCGGCCGTGCAGACCGTGGGCGACCCGGTCGGCCTGGTCGACGAGACGGTGTGGTCCAACGCCCGCGAGCCCCAGGCGCAGACCTTCCGCGCCCAGGGCGACACCTTCACCGTGGTGGCCAACCACCTCAAGTCCAAGAGCACGGGTGCCGCGACCGGCGACAACGCCGACGCCGGTGACGGGCAGGGCCAGTGGAACGGCGACCGGGTGCGGCAGGCGCGCTCGCTGGCCGCGTTCAGCCAGCAGCTGCGCACCTCCAGCGGCGACCCCGACGTCGTGCTGATGGGCGACTTCAACGCCTACAGCCAGGAGGACCCGATCCAGACCCTGCGCGAGGCCGGGTACACCGACCTGGGCGAGCAGTTCGACCCGGGCCGCTACAGCTACGTGTTCGACGGGCTGTCCGGCTCGCTCGACCACGCGCTGGCCACGACCGAGCTGACCGCGAAGATCACCGACGTCGCGCACTGGAACATCAACTCGGTCGAGTCCTTCGCCTACGAGTACGACGGCGCCTCGGACCTGTACGCGCCGAACCCCTACCGCTCCAGCGACCACGACCCGCTGGTGCTGGGCATCGACCTGCAGACGCCGGTGGTGGCCGTCCGGCCGGCCATCAACAGCAACGTCAAGGCGCAGGTCGTCGACGGCCAGGTGTCGCTGGCGGAGTTCGCCGAGAACACCGGCGACGTCCCGCTGACGGTCAAGTTCAACGCCACCGCCGACTTCCCGGCCGGGCAGCCGGTCACGCTGGCCCCGGGGGAGCGCAGCTACGTGTTGGTCCCGTCGGGCAGGACGTCGGTCGCGGCGTCGAAGGTCTACGTCAACGTCGTCTACACCGACGAGACCGGCACGCGGCGCAGCCTGAACCAGGTCGAGGAGTACGCGGCCACGGCCGTCCCCGCCCCGGTGCTGTGCCAGGGCCTGGAGCCCACCGTCGTCGGCACCGCCGGCGACGACGTGCTGCGTGGCACCACCGGTCGTGACGTGGTCATGGGCCTGGGTGGCAACGACACGATCACCGGCGGCAACGGCGATGACGTGGTCTGCGGCGGCGACGGCAACGACACGATCACCGGGGGCAACGGCGACGACGTGCTGTTCGGCGGTGCCGGCGACGACACCCTGCGCGGTGAGAACGGCAGCGACACCCTGATCGGCGGCGCCGGCACCGACGTCCTCGACCAGGGCAAGGGGAAGGGCCGCGAGGAGCAGGCCGGCGCCGACTCCTGA
- a CDS encoding TetR/AcrR family transcriptional regulator: MAELGAGLVELGVRRPQRADAARNFDALLAAAREVFAEQGADASLEDVARRAGVGIGTLYRNFPTRRDLVERLYIGEVADLCATAREVADLPPWEALAGWLDRFVGYIATKQAIKEALSAGSPVFAACRAEMYGAGTPLFDRAQAAGEVRADLCFDDLVKLLAGITSVSFADDAQRDRVVAVALDGVRTSR, encoded by the coding sequence GTGGCCGAGCTCGGTGCAGGACTGGTCGAACTGGGCGTGCGCCGTCCGCAGCGTGCCGACGCCGCACGCAACTTCGACGCCCTGCTCGCCGCGGCCCGCGAGGTGTTCGCCGAGCAGGGCGCGGACGCCTCGCTCGAGGACGTCGCCCGCCGCGCCGGCGTGGGCATCGGCACGCTCTACCGCAACTTCCCCACCCGCCGGGACCTCGTCGAGCGCCTCTACATCGGCGAGGTCGCCGACCTGTGCGCCACCGCACGGGAGGTCGCCGACCTGCCGCCGTGGGAGGCGCTGGCCGGCTGGCTGGACCGCTTCGTCGGCTACATCGCCACCAAGCAGGCGATCAAGGAGGCCCTCAGCGCCGGGTCACCGGTGTTCGCCGCCTGCCGCGCGGAGATGTACGGCGCCGGCACGCCGCTGTTCGACCGCGCCCAGGCCGCCGGCGAGGTGCGCGCCGACCTCTGCTTCGACGACCTGGTGAAGCTGCTCGCCGGCATCACGTCGGTGTCCTTCGCCGACGACGCCCAGCGGGACCGGGTGGTGGCCGTGGCCCTCGACGGCGTGCGGACCTCCCGGTGA